The DNA window AAAAGTGCCACGCCTGGGGGTGGCGAGCTGTCCCCCGCTTCATCCTGGGTGTCCTCTGCCTCCTTTACTTCAGCTCCCTGCCCTTCGGCATCTACCTCCTGCTCATTGAGCACCACAGCCTGGGCATCATCCTGGTCAGCCTTGTGCCCtccaccctcctcctctgcatTGTCTACAGCCTCTGCCAGTGCCTGTGCCTGGAAGTCTTTGGGTTCCCCCACTCCTGACCCTGCCAGGCCAACCCCTGTGCCTGTGCCAAGGAGGGTTTGGGTTCCTTGGAGTGTTGTCCCTTGGGGTACAGGTGTTCCCTGATCCACAGCATGCTCTGCCTGGACCACAGGGAGAAGCTCAGCGCCTGGTGCCTTCCCATGCAGAACAGCACTGGAATTTCCATGTGGGAGCCTACACCTGagtggctgcaggagctcaTTGCAGCCTACAAGCATTTGGGCTGGACCCTcagctcctcatcctcctcttccacaGCGGAcaaagagcaggagctgggctgagagcagagcagcagccggGAGACTAATCCCAACTGAGGCAGGGCGGGTGCTGGGCACTGAGCGCCGCGGTCGGAGGGACCCCGGCAGGAGAGGGACGGGCAGAGCCCGGGGGCTCCTGCGGCCGAACCGGCCCCAGCACGGCTCCGTGTCCATAGTGTAAATAGTTCTGTCCGTGGCGCCCACGCTCCTGGCGGGGCTGCTCCCATCGCATCCGTGTTCTTTTCCCATGTGTGAGTCCCGTGTTTGCCCACACTGTgtcctggagagggaaggagcagaggagaggagttTCTTTGGTGTGTAAAGACGTCTTTGCAGCTGTTTTGTAGTCGTTGTGGTTTTTATGCGAAGCCTCTGGGCTTTATTTAACCtccttgggttttgttttgtaaggaTTAATTTAACACCGCTAAccattttattacttttatcaAGAAGAGCAAAGTCTATTTTTACTCTCTGCCTTGGACCTACCCTGTTCCCCAGGGACTGCTCGCAGCACCACTGGCACTAAAGttccccacatccctgctggCACATCTGCATCCCTACCAGCATCCCCACCGACACGCCACATCCCTGccagcacccccagcagcacccacaccAGACAGGCAACACCAGGAGGCCCAAGACAGTCATGTTTATTATCACTCTGTGTCCTTCCCTGCCCACATCTCCCACTCTTCTTGGCTGGGCAGCTGACAGGTCCCATGTCCGTCTGTCCAGCCATGCCCTTTGGGACAAAACATGACCACCCCAGCCCTACGCCTGCTCCAGGACCACTGGCAACCCCGGCGGACACCCGTCCTTGTCAGGGGGAGATGCCAGCATCGCCTCCACACTCCAGATCTTGGGTTTCTGGGGCTGcttgccctgcccagggcttgGCCCTACTTCAGGGCTGCCCCCACACCCATCCTGCACGGAGGTGGAACTGGGAATGGGTTCAGCAGCTGGTGGGACCCCTTCGCCCTCGCTGTCTTCACCGTCCGAGGTGCTGCGCGCGGCCCAGCCCGCCTTGTTCTCCTTCTTGAGGCGCCGGCGGGCGTTGGCAAACCAAGTGGAGACCTGGGTGAGGCTCATCCGGCTGACCACAGCCAGCATCACCTTCTCCCCCTTGCTGGGGTAGGGGTTCCTGGGGTGCCGTGCCAGCCAGGCCTTCAGTGCCCCGGTGCTTTCCCGTGCTGCCGCTGCCTTCGCCCGGCCTGGCTCTGCGGGCAGCCCCAGCGGCACCTCATAGGGTGGGGAGACCtggaggggcagaggggtgTCAGGGTGGGACAGGGTGGGGGGGTAACACGGCCAgaggagagaggctgagagatGTAGGGGCTCCTACATCCCTTCGTGtgtgggagggagcagagctgtaTCCTTCCCCTCCTCGCTCTTTCCCATGTGGATCCTGAAGTGCTGGGGTGCAGGGTGGTgtgtgggggtgggggtgggcaggggaaTGCTGAGGAGGCACAGGGAACTCAGGACAGCAGATCCTCAGCCCCCACCCTAACCACCCTACAtagccccatcccagccctgggagggtCCCATGTCCCAGCCCTCCGGATCTGCAGCCCTGTACTTACCAGGGTCGTCAGGAGGCTCACGGGGGGTGGCAGGAGGCTGTACCCAGCCAGCATGGGGCAAGGGCAGGGGTAGGGGCAGGGCAGTAGGGCTTGAGGGGGTCCCTGCAGGGTCCCCCAAGGccccccacagctccccagcTCTTGTCCTGGGCTCCTCTTGCCCCGAGGTGCTGCcatgctgcaggagaggagctggggagctgctcccGGGCGTTTTATAGCTGCTGGGGTCCGCAGTGACTGACAGCTGATTAGGGGGTATTAGCACCCAcgagagcagcagcaggatctggGGCACCCAGTACCCCCCCGGCTACTGTTGGGCAGGGACTGGCAGGGACTGCCCTCCTTGCCTGCCTGCCACTGGCCAGGACCCTGTCTCCAGCCCCCCAACTCTGCACAGCCTACATGGCCCCCACGGATGGGGTGCAGTGGCACCCAGGGGCTGGTGCTTGGGACCCACGTGAGCTCCACAGCCACAGGGACACAACACACCTGGGGCTTTACTGCAGTGCCCAGAGCATCAGTCCTGCCCATGACCCCAGCCCTGACCTGGTCCTGAGGCTGGGGTCAGCAGAACCCCCCCATGCTGTGGAGGGCTGGGTTGGAGGGCCAGGGGCTGGTGGACTCATGCCTGGTGGGAGAACAAATCCCCATATTGCCCTATCCTGCTCCTCCTATGTCTTGGCCAGGTCCTCACCcaagccccagcactgccacgcCTGCCGCTGGATTCCCGGCAACAGAGCAGTGAAGGGAAAGGGTCTtgcagccccagggacagctggggatccctgcaggcactggggGGGCTCCTGTGGCTTGTGCAGAAGGGGCAGTGGGTGGGCACGGCAGTGGTGGGCAGCTGTGAGAGGGGCCCCAAGAGCCCACGACCCCCCGAACCACCCGCTCCTGCCGCCGCGCCTCCCTGCTAAGACTGGGATTATCCCACAGGTTGTATCCGTCATTAAATACCGACTAATAACGCTCTCAGGATATTAAATATGTAACAAACCCGCTTAGCGCTGGCCAGGACGGGAAGACGAAGGTCACCGGTGCTAATGAGCCTGGACGCACCCCTGGCTCCTCGCAGGCCCTGGCAACAGCAGAATGTCCCGGGGTTGATGTGCCAGTGCCGAGGGGTCCCAAGTCCCTGCACTGCCCCCATGGCCAgaccccagcagcacctggagctCCCAATAAGCATCAGCTGGTGTTCTGGTCCCGTCCATCCCACCGTGCCTGGTCTTGTGCCCTTGAGCAGCCCCAGGCGTGGAAGCCACAGGGCAGCTGAACACTGGTGCTGGCTGGGACCTGCCCTGGACACGGCCCTGCAAGTGGCCCCATAACCTTGTCCCCACAGGACTCCTCCAGCCCTAATCAGTGCCACAGATCCACTTGATTAGATAATGGGGCTGTAATCTAGGAAAGCGCCTGTGGATTGCTGTGGCAcaccctgaccctgcacagcacagctggagagggagggcCACGGCCAGCCGCCGGCACACACAGCTGGACACCGACTGAGCCATGGCCGGGCAGGCACAGCCACgcaccagcagcactgggcatGGACAAGGCCAGTGTGAAGGCAGTGGGACGGAGCCACAGTCGGGATGAAGccacagctgggacagagccACAGTCGGGATGgagccacagccagggctggtcAGCACAGGGGGCCACAcacacctccctgccctggtggTCGGGGGGGCCGGCCCACGCCCCCCACCCCTGCctgagcaggacagggagagcCCATCACAGTGCCCAGGGATTGCACTGCCCCGgtcccagagctgtggggaTTGGGCCTCACAGAGGCTCTCCCCGAGGCTGGGTGGTTCCcagcctttttccccctccGTGGATAATCAGTTTaatgcaggagcagagaactaAAACTCTGCGATTAGCTGTTATAATCGCATGTAAATACGCCCAGACAAGCCGCTCAGGAGGGCAGTGTGGGGCTCCGGACAGAGTTACACGGGATTTAGGCTGTTTACCACTCGATTAATTTCATGACTCCAGCCCCAAGCCCACCGCTGTCCCAGCTGCCCGGCTCACTTCCCAGGAGTCAAGGTCACTCGGGCGGGAGGCAGCTGATAGCCCAGAGCATCTGCCAGCAGTGACgggcccagcacagccctgggctctgggacccctgtgctgcagccccagaggATGTGCTGGGGAGACCGGGCTGTGCTGTCCCCGCTGGCCAGAGCCCAGACCCCCAGGCAGGCACACACCCAGGTCTCCATCCCTTTTTATTCATAAGCGTAGTCAAAGCTTGAGAATGTCACAGCTGAACCCCTCCCACAACCACCGACGGCCAACACCAGAGTCCATCCCctgttcagaagaaaaataagagcatcttccacctctgcctcctcctcctccttagGTTTCTCCAGTCCAGAGCCCTgttgctgcctgcctgcaggCTGGAGATGCCACGGGAGGGTCGGCTGCTGGCACAGTGGGACCACAGGCCCCATGGCTGTGGGGAGCACGTGGCTGTGGCTGCACACACCTCGCCTCTCACATCACACCACACAGCTGTGCTCAGCCCCACGgctcccccaggaccctcaTGTGCTGGCAGACACCGATCTGTATCTGCACACACAGACAATTCAGGATAAGGGGTTTCAGATCATCAAGTGCAACAGGCAAAGAGACCGTCCACACACGggctgcccctgcagctgctgagcagtCTCTGGGGGGATGCACAGGACCCCACTGGCACGGGGCCGAGCGGCAACGTGTCCATGTCTGTGCCGCTCCGGCTCGGGCGTGTCCCTCGCGGCCCCGACGCAATAAGGCAActgctggctggggctgctgccgGCGTGGCCACCTGCCCAGCGCggtgctcagccctgcccagtgcTACTCTGCCAGCGTGATCACGTCGTAGTGGATGCCCGGCTGCAGTTGATGGATCTGCTCGGCCGCCGCCTCAGTGCTGAAGACGCCCTGGGCCTGGGCCATCGCTGCATCTGCCACTGCTGCAAGGAAAGGGGGGTCAGCACCACCTTGCAGGgtcccccctcctgctcccggGGAAGGGACACACGGCCACCTCGCTCCTGTGGGGCTCATGCTCTGTGGAGCAGGGAGCCCAGCTCTGGTTAACTCTGTTCTGGAACTGACAGGCTCGGATCAGCAAAGATCCACCCTCGGACACCACAGTTGGCAGCAGAACAGCAATCCAGGCTCACCTTCCCAGTCCTCCCGCCCAGGGCCACTGCACAGCTCCCTGACAGCCCCAACCACTGTTGCTGGCAGGACTGGCACCCCAGGCCCTGGGAGGACCAGTCCATTCAGCCCAGGGCCCTGCTCCTACCTGAGACAGCTGAGTGTGCCGCTGcttccagctgtgcctgggtgacgagctgctgctcaggtgaCACGGGCATGTACTGGATCTGCACAGGGAAGAACAGGGAAGGCCTGAGGGAAGGGgctcttctgcagctgctctcgCCACAGTCGCTGCATTGAGGTACCAGCCCATGAGCACCGTTTCACATCGCCCTCTCCAGGCAGGCTCAGGGATCACCTCAcagcagcccctccagctcctgcctggccccTTACCTGTGACTCCGGGAGGAACTGGCTGCCCTGCTCATACTGGATGTGGGTGATCTGACCATCCTGTACCTGGGGACAAGCAGTGAGGCTGCATTAGGGCTGTGACTGTCCAGGCCCCCAACAAAGCTGTGACCGGAACTGAGTAAGCTGGAGGGGGCCCAAGggagctcagccccacacatgGCACCCTATCAGCCCCACCCACTGGGTGAAGGGAGTGGACAGCCTGAAGCTCACCTGGATGTGATGTCCCTCTGGGACAACAACATACTCCTGAGGAAGCAAGTGTGGGACGCCTTCCTGGGCAATAATGTATTGAACCTGCAAACACAGGAATTCAGACCCAGGAAAGATCACCACTGCCCATCCCCCACCACCACGGGGCTGGATCTGTCTGTCTCCTGTGCCTGTTTTCACCACCCCAGTGGCTCCAGCTCTCCCTACTGACCCCTGTTGTCCCCACTGCCACCAGTTCTCCCAGCTCCCACTTGGCAGAGTCCCCTGTCCGTGGGCCGTGTCCTCTCACCTGGTTGTCAGCGGTCACTAAGTGCTGTACTGTCTGCCCGTCTGCAGTCGTGATCTCCTGGATGTAGGCTGCCTCCTCCTGCAAGGTCAGTAAGTGCCCCATGTGGTCAGGGGGGCTGGGCCTGGCTGCAGTCTCCTGAGAGGGAGGTTGAGGCCAAGGGATCCGACTCACCTGGCTGGTGACGCTCTGCTCCTGTGTGACAAGGatgtgttcctgtcccagggctTGCTGCAGCCTCTCAGGAGCCAGCACGGCCTGGCCggcctgcagagctgctgcaatgcagagagagctgctggggacaccagtggggacactgccagggctgcccaTGGCCCCACTCCCCAGaggctgctcctggccctgaCCCAactcagccctgcctggcccACGGGCTGGGTGAATCCTGCACAGGGTTCTGGCTGCAGGACACCTGCAGGTCAGTCCTGGTCACAGGGACACGTCTTACTGTGCAGGGTGGCCAGGGTGTCCTCATCACTGTTCAGGATGATGgtctgctgggcagcagcaggccCTGGCCTCTTCCCCTCAGAGCTGTGCAAACGCTGTGTGTGGAACTTGAGGTGCCCATTACGGTTGAACCTAtgggaggagcagagcaagcTGGAGTTTGCCACAGGACCCTGTGCTCTCTGAGACACAGGCCACAGGCACATCCTACAACATGGCCCATCCCAGTTCCTAGCATGTTCCCATCAGTGCCCAGGTACTGAACCTCCCCATGCAGAGCTTCCTTGGGGATGAAGCTGAGTccacctgcagcaggaattGTTCCAAGGGCAGAGTCCCCTCTaacaggggctgctgctggggaagggctggagcagtgAGCTCTGCCAAGATCCTGTCTCTCCTCTTGAACCTTGCAGAACTCTGTGGGATCTCCCAAAGCAGGAACAGCCCTGTTGCATCACTCACCTCTGCCCACAGACGTGGCACGCGAAGGGCTTCTCGTTGGTGTGGGTCAGCATGTGCCTGCGCAGGTCCTTCTTGTTCTTGGAGGCAAAGCTGCAGTGGGGGCACTTGTGTGGCCGGAGACTGGCGTGCTGGACCATGTGGCTCTGGGACAGGACAACAAGAGTTAGGACAGAAACACCGTTTTCCCAAACCCcttgttcccagggctgctctgtgccaggcaACCTACCCGGACCTCCGGCCAGAGCGTGGCAGTGAAGTTACAGTCGGGACACTTGAAGGTGCTGTGCCCAATGTGGGCTCTCTTGTGACTCTCCATCTCCGCTCTCCCTGTGAACATGGCTGTGCAAATCTTGCATGAAAACTTTTTGGCTGTGGAAATCTTGCACGAGAGCTTCTTGCCTGTGGAAACTTTGCACGAGAGCTTCTTGGCCATGCCTTGGAGTACAGGCCACTTGATCTTTGTGGATGAGACTTCCTGCCCCTCGGAGGCTGGGGATAAAGATGAGTCCTTCTGGAGCTGCCTGGTGACACACTGCACCAGGGGCCACTTGACGCCGGTGGGCTGAGCCTCCTGGCCGTCCACAGGTGAGGGAACTGCAGCATCCCCactgaggggctgtgggagaaATACCAGTCACACCTGCTCACACTGCTGCCCAGGATGGGGAGCAGGCTCAGCTCCTTACCTCCACAGTCTGGAACTGGCTCCCTGGGACACTGGATGACATGATGTAATGATTGTTATGGTCCTTCAGAGCCTCCTCCGTCATCACAGTCCCGCTCACCACAACTGCATGGGAGGTCTCCACAGGGCTCTCCTCCTCACTGATGGAGAGGACAAGGTCAGAGAggccctgcctcctcctcatcATCACTTAAAGCCTCCTCACTGGAGAGCAGAAGTGCCTCCACCTCCCCGCTCCTCCCTTACAGCTGACCTGTACAGCGTGCCAGGGGCCTGGATCTCCTCACTGATGGGTGCAATGATGCTGTACTCTGCTGTCCCGCCAAAGGGGATGGTGATCTGCTGCAGCTCCGAGCCACCCAGGCTTGCCTCCCTGTAAGCCTCCTGCACCAGTGTCTGCCCAGGCTCTGCCATGTGCAGCATCACcaatttctgctgctgctgctcctttgaGTCCACCtttgcctcctcctcctgtgcctgtGGCTCACAGGGGCCTGGTGTCTCTCCTGGGTCATCTGGCTTCACCACTGCCACCTGTGTGAGACAGCGGCTCAGCTGAGGGGAGCAAGGCTCTGCAAGACACCCCTGTAGAGGAACAGGGTTGGGAAGCCTCCCTTTGCCACCCCCAGCAGGTCTGGCCTTCTCAGCCCTGCTCACCTGCAGTGAGCCTGTGGCCAGCTCTCGCTGGGCGCTCATGTTCAGCAGCAGATCCAGGGCTGTCTGTGTGGCCAGCTCTGCTGATCCAGCCACATCTGAGGGGGCGGATGGGAAGAGTCAGGTAGGTGCTCGCCCACCTCCTccccattccaaccccttcccGGGAACTCACTGACCTTGTTCGTAGATGATGGTGGCCCCTTCCAGGGAACTCTGTGAGAGGACAGGGGGTTCTGCTCCTGTGACGGCCTGGACCGTGTGGCAGGTGAGGGGGCCAAGAGGCGCCTGCATGAGAGAGGGAGCTGACAGCATGGCAGGTAGTGAGCACTGGGAGGAGCCGGGGCCGGGCACGGCACTCACCGGTGGGCTGGCCTCCGGCTCAGCTGGTGCCTgcacctggctgtgctgctgcttcagctccTCGATCTGCTGCAGGGTGAAGaaggggcggcggcggcagggCGGCTCCTCGGGGTGCCGCTGTGCCCACTCCTCGAAGGAGTCTGCGTGGCGGCACTGCACGTGCAGGCGTAGGTTCTTCTTGTGCTTGGTGGTGAAGTGACAGAACTCGCAAGCAAACGGCTTTCCTCCTGCAGGGCCCGGGAGGGGCAGTCAGGCACAGGGTTCCCAAGAGatggcagggagagcaggcaggctCTGACCTTCTCCGGGAGAAGGGGGGGTGCAGGACATTGGGCTCCTCTCACCTGTGTGCTTGACTGCCATGTGCGAGACCAGGAAGTCCTCCCGGAAGGTGGAATACTTGCAGATGCTGCACTTGTAGGGCTTGTCATTCATGTGTGACAGCTGGTGGTTCAGAAGGATCTTCTTGTCCTCGCAGACGTAGTCACAGAACTCACACTTGAACCTGCCAGGATAAAGCTGCCTGTCacaggggctgagggggagTGGGACACGGGCTCTGCCAGGGCACGCCGTGGGCTGTGCCGGGCTCCCACCTGCGGTTGGCGATGGCCTGGATGTGTGTCAGCAGGTGCATCTTGAAGGTGTAGCGCTTCTTAAAGGACTTCCCACACTGTGGCGGaacaaaacagagcagtgttcacctcctgcccagccccacctgctgccagcccctccccaggctgTCTCCCTCACCTTGTCACACATGTGAGgcttctctgtgctgtgtgtcTTCATGTGCTGCGTAAGCCTCTTCTGCATGGGGTAGACACGGTTGCAGACGGGGCACGGGAAGGAGTTCAGCTTTGGTGGCTGGATGGAGAGCATGAAGATGAGCTCACCTGGACAGGCTCACCAGTTTCCTTACCCTCTCCCCCACTGCAGGACCTGGGCTTCCTCAAGAGATCCAGAAACAATGCCCTCAACAAGGCACTGAGAATTTGTGGAAGACCCAGATGTGCCTCTTCCCATATAACAGTGCTGAGAAACAAGCCAACAGAGTACTCAAACTCACCGGATCAGCTCTCTTCttcctaaaaaaagaaagaagaaaagccccGTGTGTGAGCCACACCCCAAGTCTGAGCCGCCTTGTATCCAGACACCAAAACTCTCCTATTTGGAAAGGGCCAGAGGtcaggggaaggggcagccacGGCTGCCCTCTCAGGGCAGGAGGAACAGTGTCAGTGCGATTCAGTCCCCAGGACTGTGCTTCCCTCACCTGTCCCGGCTGTGCACCGTGGAGTGCCGGATGACATCCTTCTTGTACACACTGGTGTAATTGCACTCCTCACACTTGTAGGGCTTGCTGCCCACGTGGTTGAACATGTGCTCCTGTAAGAAGCAGAACAGGGCCGTGAGACCTGGGGCTGCCAGGCACCCTCGTGGATTTGGAGCAGGGCAGACGGAGCTCACCTTGAGGGAGGACCAGCGCCGGGAGCGGTAGCTGCACTGCAGACACTTGAAGAGCTGCGGGTCGTTGGCCTCGTGCGAGTTGACGTGGAAGCGCAGATCGTCGTGTGTGAGGAACCGCGAGCCGCAGATCCGGCACAGGTACGGCCGCATCAGGGGCTTGGGGGACTTGTAGTAGTACCTGCAGAAACAGGAGCGGGACTCAGAGCTGTGGTGGCCAATGGGCTGGACCAGCCCTGGGCAGAGGCCAGAGGGCCCAGCACACCTCCCTCACCTGCGCCCCATGTACTTGCGGTATTTCTTGCCCAGGAAGCGGCGGGAGGGCCGCCCGCGCCGCCGAGGGACGACGTCTGCCTCCTCAGCACCCGCGTTGGAGGAAGGGTCCTTGTTCTCGGAGTCGGACTGGCTGATGCTTGGCTCTGCCAGGCTCTCACCCGTCCCATTCTCCAGGCCAGAGGAACTGGCTGCCTCCGAGTTCTGCAGCTCACGGCTCAGTGTGCCTTGGGACGTCACCAGGGGTTCcacctcccctcctgctccacagaGCACAGCACGGCTCGGTCACACCCCCGCTGTTGGCTCCAGGAGCTTGTGcacccctccctgctccagcactgctgttgcctccctcctccctcacctTCTGGCACATCCTGAGGCATGTTCTCCAGGCGAGGGAGCTTGCGGGGTCTCCCCGGGCGTCGGCGCGGCCTCTCCTCGCTGGACGTGGGGACAGTGCGGCCGTACTTGGGCTGTCGCCCCCGTGGCTCATCCTCAGCTGGGTTGTAGTCACTGTCCTCTGCAGGCAAGTGCCCCAAAATGTCAGACCGAGAAGAGACTAAGCTACTTAAGATGTGGGGAGAGCAAGTCCTACCTTCAGGGTCATCAATAGCACCAGCATCCATGATATCATCATCTTCTTCTTCTggggcctcctcctcctccgtcTTTGGAGCAGCTCCCCCTTTTCGTGGTCGCCCTTTTTTCAAAGCCAGAGCTGAACCCACTGTCACAGAGAACAGGGAGAAAGCTCTTTTACCAGACTGTGTGCCAGAACAGGCCCTTATGCTCCAACTCCTCCCTTGTTTCTTCcccagagagcagagcctgTCTGCAGCAAGGTAAATTTCTCTCAGCCCTTGGCACTCACCTGGCTGGAAGTGACGTTCTTTCATGTGGTTAATCAGCGTTTTCTTGGAGACACTCTTGTACTGACACATCTTGCACTTGAACTGctgcaccaccaccacctccatcATCTCCTCCAGGGTCTCCATGTCTGGCTGGTCCAGCTCCTCCCCACCATCCGTCTCTTGACCCTGCTCTGGCTTTATGGACAGCTCCACCACTTCCAACTGTTTGGATGGGCCTGAAGGGCCAGGCTGCTCAAGGCACGTGGAGGTAGGTCCATCAGCAACAGCTTCTATCACCAAACTATTGGTCAGAGCAGATGTGGCCACCTGGGACACCATGGGAGCACCTGAAACACCAAAAACCCGCTCAGCCCAGGGGCAGACCGTCACTTGCATCCAGGGCTGTACCCGCactgggggcacagggctgaACACAAGCTCAGGGATGGCTCCTGACAGGACTGTGGAACAGGTGCCGAGGCAGATCCAGCTGGGATGCCCCCTCCAGGCCCCACTCCAGTGGCACAGGCTCACAGACAGACCCACCCACACAaacagcccaggttgctccctCACCATCATCAGGGCCTTGCAGAATGAGGTACTGGGTGGTCTCTGCCCCTCCATCCTCCGCACTGGTCACGGCAatgcagcctggcagggagagcagagaggtgaCTGCCAGACCCCAGGGCCACTGGGGCTCACTggggctctcccagctcagACACAAGCAAGAAGGTGTGAGAAGGGTCTGGCTCCCTGAATGGAGCCTGTCTGGGCTGAAGGAGCAGCTGTCCAGCAGCACGAGCTCCTTGTCAAACCCTCCAGCTACCACTTCTACTGCAGAGAAAACCCTGCTGACCTCTTAGACTCGATCTTAAGATGTtttttccaaccctaatgattccATGTCCATATTTCCCCCCACTTCCCGAgttctggcacagcagcagctccctcccagccccccaggGCTATCTCCAGGTGGGAGCACACACTCACTCTGGATGATGTCCGGCCCGATCGTGGACTCAATGATTTTGTCAATGGCAGAGCCCAGGTCCGAGGAAGTGGATGCAGTGGAGTCTGACACGACTGTGGCTCCATCAGTGACCACACTGGAGTGGACCAGGACTTGTGGGGACTCTGACACCATGATGGACTGGCTCACAGTGGAGACACTGGAGACCAAGGTGGATTGGGCGATGGAGGATGAGTCTGGCAGGTAAACCCGGGGAACGACATCTGTGCTGGAGCTACTCTCCGAGACCTCTTCCTGGTAGAAGAAAAATAgtccagctcagctcagctcagctcagctgagaCACCTTTGCCAGACCAAGCCCCTGGGGCAGCCAACATATGCAAATGACCCGGTGTATCACTGCAGAACTGCCAGGAAAGGCACCAGAGCAAATCCTTTGGTACCGACAAGGACCTGGACTTCCAAGGCTGTCCTTGCTACCAAGGGGAGTCCTGCTGCTCAGACCGGCAAGTACACACGGGATCAGAGGTGTAACAGAGCCTGCCGAGGCCGTAGAGCTCAGTCTGCCAGAAACGCCCAGAGAAACCCCCAGGAACCAGAACCACGGCCGCCACCCCGGCTCCTACCAAGGAGACCCCGCTGCTGTCAGAGCTCTGCCCCACGCCGGAGTCATCGGCGCGGGAGAGGGaccccggccccgcggcggcgTCGGTGCTGTCCGCCGACACGGCGTCCGAACTCCCGACGCCCAGCCCGCTCTCGGTGGGCTCCTCCTGCGCCTCCTGTGGGGCCGCGTCGCTGCTGCTCTCCACCGCATTCTCCTCCATGCCCGCCCTGCCGGGGCCCGCTACGCTCGACCTGCGGGGGGACCGCCGCTGTCagggccgccgccgccgcccgctccccgccggcTCCAGCCCCCTCGGGGGTCCCGGATgggcgggcgcggggccccGGAGAGGCCGCGGGTCCAtcccggggggtcccggcgCCGCCCGGTGCCCCGGTCCCGTCatgccccgcggccccgccgggccctCGGCCGCCATCTTTGCCGCGGGGTCCCCCCCGCCGCCTCCGCGCGCGCGCACacggcggggcggccccggtGCCGCCGGGGCGGGGAAGCCGCCACCGCGCCGGGGAGAGGGGGCCCCGCcaccgccgcccgcccg is part of the Chiroxiphia lanceolata isolate bChiLan1 chromosome 17, bChiLan1.pri, whole genome shotgun sequence genome and encodes:
- the ZNF335 gene encoding zinc finger protein 335 isoform X2, whose translation is MEENAVESSSDAAPQEAQEEPTESGLGVGSSDAVSADSTDAAAGPGSLSRADDSGVGQSSDSSGVSLEEVSESSSSTDVVPRVYLPDSSSIAQSTLVSSVSTVSQSIMVSESPQVLVHSSVVTDGATVVSDSTASTSSDLGSAIDKIIESTIGPDIIQSCIAVTSAEDGGAETTQYLILQGPDDGAPMVSQVATSALTNSLVIEAVADGPTSTCLEQPGPSGPSKQLEVVELSIKPEQGQETDGGEELDQPDMETLEEMMEVVVVQQFKCKMCQYKSVSKKTLINHMKERHFQPVGSALALKKGRPRKGGAAPKTEEEEAPEEEDDDIMDAGAIDDPEEDSDYNPAEDEPRGRQPKYGRTVPTSSEERPRRRPGRPRKLPRLENMPQDVPEGGEVEPLVTSQGTLSRELQNSEAASSSGLENGTGESLAEPSISQSDSENKDPSSNAGAEEADVVPRRRGRPSRRFLGKKYRKYMGRRYYYKSPKPLMRPYLCRICGSRFLTHDDLRFHVNSHEANDPQLFKCLQCSYRSRRWSSLKEHMFNHVGSKPYKCEECNYTSVYKKDVIRHSTVHSRDRKKRADPPPKLNSFPCPVCNRVYPMQKRLTQHMKTHSTEKPHMCDKCGKSFKKRYTFKMHLLTHIQAIANRRFKCEFCDYVCEDKKILLNHQLSHMNDKPYKCSICKYSTFREDFLVSHMAVKHTGGKPFACEFCHFTTKHKKNLRLHVQCRHADSFEEWAQRHPEEPPCRRRPFFTLQQIEELKQQHSQVQAPAEPEASPPAPLGPLTCHTVQAVTGAEPPVLSQSSLEGATIIYEQDVAGSAELATQTALDLLLNMSAQRELATGSLQVAVVKPDDPGETPGPCEPQAQEEEAKVDSKEQQQQKLVMLHMAEPGQTLVQEAYREASLGGSELQQITIPFGGTAEYSIIAPISEEIQAPGTLYSEEESPVETSHAVVVSGTVMTEEALKDHNNHYIMSSSVPGSQFQTVEPLSGDAAVPSPVDGQEAQPTGVKWPLVQCVTRQLQKDSSLSPASEGQEVSSTKIKWPVLQGMAKKLSCKVSTGKKLSCKISTAKKFSCKICTAMFTGRAEMESHKRAHIGHSTFKCPDCNFTATLWPEVRSHMVQHASLRPHKCPHCSFASKNKKDLRRHMLTHTNEKPFACHVCGQRFNRNGHLKFHTQRLHSSEGKRPGPAAAQQTIILNSDEDTLATLHTALQAGQAVLAPERLQQALGQEHILVTQEQSVTSQEEAAYIQEITTADGQTVQHLVTADNQVQYIIAQEGVPHLLPQEYVVVPEGHHIQVQDGQITHIQYEQGSQFLPESQIQYMPVSPEQQLVTQAQLEAAAHSAVSAVADAAMAQAQGVFSTEAAAEQIHQLQPGIHYDVITLAE